The following is a genomic window from Podarcis raffonei isolate rPodRaf1 chromosome 5, rPodRaf1.pri, whole genome shotgun sequence.
gagaggcaggtgcTTATATGTACTCACCCCAAAATCCCCAGATACTGGAGGCAAGAAAACACCATTAAATGAGCAGCTGGAGTAAGGACAGTGGACAGTATTGAAGATTTTCTCAATGCTTGTCAGGCACTTTTCATAATCTCCACCGCCCTCAATTTGGAGCTGTGAGGAGCAGGGTAGGGTGATGTTTGGAGCTGTACAGGGGCTTTTGCACAGGTTAGAAATATTAAGAGTCCTCTCATATCCTTGGTGGAAACATGGGTCTCTGATTCTGCTACTCGATGAGTCCTGcagtgaaaagaagaaaaagggtgGATGGGTAGTTACACACACCGGCAACTAGTTATGACACAAGACAATGaaaaacctggatctaggcagGAATGGGCTCACAGCAAGTAATATCCATATTGTTACTGtatctgcttttgcttttttactttATTACCaagttaacaaaacaaaaacaccaatggATGGCCAGAAAGAAATATGTCAGGAAAAATATTGAAAAACATGCATGTAGGTCTTGGTCCATTGGGAACCAGGAGCTAGTTTCAGCCAGCAGGGATCCTAATTTGACCTCCAAGgctatttcccccaaaccacactcATCTGCACCACATTTGTGATGTCTGGCATGGGCAGGTAAACTTGTGGCTGCAAAGGAGCAATCAGGAGCTTACATGGCATTCCTGATTATCCCTTGGAAACTGAGGCTCTCTAACAGCACTGAGTGGAGCTGACTGCATACCCCTTTAAAGTTGGCAGATGCTGTTTGGATTCCACCTAGAGGTGGACATGTGTCCTTTGTAGAGAAGCTCTGCAGGCAGTTTTTCTGGCCTGCAGAGGAAGAATGTCCATTTGCAGGTAAACAGGCAAAGTGGGACCGAGCGTCTGcagcaatcagctgattggtgctgagAACAAGGCCCTTTAAACTTGTCGCCTGAATTCAGAAAGATGCCAAAGTGGCCCAAGGAGTATGGGGGAGGTAGGATCTGGCCCAGCAGCTGGACAAGGTTCCCCACTCCAATGTAGGTTGTTAAGTGAAGAAGTCATAGGTGCAGTGGGACAGGGCTGCTTTGGTAGACAGTACGAGTCAGTCTGCTGTTCCTCTTAATGTTCCTGTATAGCTTTGACCTTGCTGCCACCCTGCTCCACCTGCTCCTGGTTTAGTACAAGTGCAACCAGAATAATCTTCAGATTGATGAAAGCTGGACACAACAGACTTGTAAGCTGGGCATGCAGCTTAAGAATCACCCCAAACTTACCAGAACGTCTTGGAGCAGCTTGAGCCGGAGTGCTTGGTCCTTCCCGTAACACAGAAAGCTGTGCGTATACACAGTGTACTGTTTGCCGTAGAGAGAGAAGTTTGCTGTATCTGCTGGTGACTCCAGTGTCTCCTGGTCTGGAACAAAGGTGATCTGTGTGGAAGCTCCACCAAGGTCCAGCGCCCCTATGGTTCCAGTTCTGAAGAAGATGCGGGGCAGGAATTTTGGCCAGATAGACTGCAAAAAGAGCACACCAGCTGGGAGGAAGCTGCATGAGCTTGTCAAGGGACAGAAGACCCAAGCTTGTGGGAAATGTGGCACAGGATGTGACCCAGGAAAATGGAAGCATGGAGTCAGGGGAATCAGAGGGTTAGAGGTGTGCTAGCACAGGCAAGAGGTGGGTTAGTAAGGAGTAGACATGTTGGGAGAAACCAAGGATCATTCAAGTATGAGATACAGTATGGGAAGGCCAACAATAGTTTGTttaaattgtggggggggggcaggttggaGACTTCTTAACTCAGCATTCTAGCAAAATGTATTtcagcaaagagtcttgtggcaccttaaagattgaAGCCCATTTATTCAGGCCTCTCGTCAACAAAAGCATGTGCCACAGTCAATCTGTGCATCTTTAAAAAGCAGCACAATATGCTTTGTCGTTTTTGCAGCAATGCATTATATTCCATACTTAACAATTGTTTTGGAGGTTTAGATGGCACtagagtgttttgttttgttttgttttgttttgaagagccATGATCCTTGAGGGGCAATCTTTTGAGGGATATGTGCTGCTTGGGGGGCAGGTGCCAGAGTCAAAATGGATGGGCTatccctttccttctctctctgccacttccatcctcccccctcctctgccaccgccatGAAATGAGCTTGTGGGGTGCATGCAGCCCTTGGCCCCAAGTTTTGCCATCCCTGCTTTAAGGAGTCATCACTATTAAAATGGAAGTAAGCATGGCCAAGCTTCAGGGAGCAGTGTTTCCTTTCTGGCATGGCATGTTACCTCTTTGAAGTTGCCCAGCAGGTAATTAATGGTGATCCAGCCATAGGCACCTTCTTCCTCACCAGTGAGGATCCTGGCACCCTGGAAACGGAAGGGGTATGAGCGCAGGGTCTCCTCCACTGCAGAGAGGACCTTTTTAGCCGTGTTCTCATTCTCCAGTCTGCATGTAGAAAAGAGGGATAGGAGTTACGTTGTGCTGTcttattatattgtatttttatcatTCACCACTGCTCTGGAAGCTGTTTGGACAAAGAGCAGCtcatcaattttaaaaaaattaatctgccAGCGTTCCCTGCTACTTGAGGCCAGATGTCTGATAGTTCCATTTCCTtctttggctttttaaaagtgCATGTTGGGAAGTGGCCAAGAAATGATATAAGATGTGCATGTTTGTGACAATGGATAAAGCAGATGCTTGGATATGACATGCAAATTATGAAGAATGACCTGAGAGGTTTGCAAGGTGCAGGTCTTACTTATATCTGGCTTATCTAACATTGCTCTAGGGCTGGCACCTTCAGCCCTTTTCTGGCTCCTTCCATACTACTTCCATGTGATTTTACAAACAGGAGCAGGGGGAAAAActgtatcacagaatcatagacttgtagagttggaaggcacccaaaaGTCATCCAGTCGAAGCCCCTGTAATCACATCTAATCATAATCAGAACCAGCCTTCGTTCTATTGCACACATAGCTTCCTGACCAAGAGCACCTGATATACCAGGAGGCTTTGCAAAAGTCGCCTTCATAATCTTCGCAACTATTGCAGCGTTAGGACTGTGGATTGGGCACAGAATAGCTGTGTGAGTGAATGATGGCCATTATGGAGATCCTGATTTATCCAAAGCTTATGGCAACACCTCTGGGTATCACAATGTACAACAGTAAGTGAAGGAAATGGAGAGATGGTTGATGGTCTCCTTCCTGCGCTTGCTTTTGTAAGCTGGGGATCCAAGCACACAGAGCAAATTAGGCACTTTGCATCAGTATGTCCAGGCAGAGATACATGTTCCGGTTTGAACTGTCacctacaatggtacctctggttacaaacttaattcgttccggaggtccattcttaacctaaaaccgttcttaacctgaagtaccattttagctaatggggcctcccactgtcgccacgccaccgccacacaatttctgttctcatcctgaggtaaagttcttaacccaaggtactacttccaggttagcggagtctgtaacccgaagtgtttgtaactcaaggtgtttgtaacccgaggtaccactatatatggaCCAAACAACAAGGGACTGAATGCAGCAATGACATGTTTGTGAAATGCAGACACTGTGCGGTGCCGGTATGTAACTAAATCTTCCCAGGGGTGAGAGGAAGAAAAGACAAACTGGGCCAAGTTTAAGTATCCCTGTCAGCTCCAAAGAAACCTTTGAAAACTGTCATTTGCGATCTCACCCCTAGCGAACATGATATTTCAAAGAGCGCAGATTGTATCCTCCTTTGGTACCTCAGCAGCCGCATGCCAGCTGTTGCCCCCAAGTAAACTGGCGTCTCTGGGTGTTTCTCTTTTGGTACTATTTCCTTTGCCTTATCCATGCAGTGCCTTAGGGGGACACCAACTTCTCCCACACGGTCAGCATAGCCTGAGATTCCTGGACCTGGGAGAGAAAACGCAGAACTTTTGTCAGCTAGTTTTAGTCTGGTGTTTTCCTGAGTGTGCTATGTTCTACCCTCTTCACTCTACTATCATTTCAACATCCTATTAGCCCCAACTTTCCCACTTTCTTACCATCCACTTCACAGACATGCACCTGCTGCACAACTCCTGTGTCATTCTCCTTCTCTGCCGGCCATTCATATACATACAAGTTGGTGTGAGAAGAACCAGCATCCAGCACAATCCCATACTGCAGAAGAAACAAAACCACAATTTTTGCTCCGTAAAACTCAGCATATTGGGAAGATGTGATGGAGACGCATTTCTGTTTAAGCacttaattataatttgtttctcCTAGCTACCATAAAagccaggtgtgtgtgttttaagcaaaCATACCCCTCTTTTTGCAATCAATGTTGTATTTGCAAATAAATTAGATTCAAGTCATTGCATCCTTCAGATGTGCAAATATGGCCTTTACTCAAAACTGGGACCTTTTATAAAATCTTGAGTGATCTGCCCACATGATTGTGGTTTCAGACATAAGTCCATCTGCGCTGAATGTAAGATGCTCAGGCCTAAAAGGAGAAGCCACGCTAGGTTTTTAAAGACGCATCTGTCTCTGGACCGAATTTTACCCTCAGCAGGCTTTGCAGGAATTACTAACATTACCACTAATGGTTTTTTGTATCGTGACCAATAGGAAGGTATTTGACTTGACATGGGAACAGGGCAGGATAAATTCTGCAGCAGAGATGTTTGGTAGACAAGATGAATCAACCAGACCATAAAAGCACAGCAGGGAGGGAGCACAAAGAGTCATGGTATCTTGTAGCTCAAGAACTCAAGCCAGTGCTTCCTAAACCTTTGAAACCTGGAGCAAAAGTGTTTCGTTTTTGCTTAAATTTGAAGGCACTCTTTACTCTTCTATTCTGAAAAATACATATATCTTTTCGCAGATCACCCATAAGAAGAAAGGACCAGGCATCCTTCTTGCAAATGCAGGTTATATTATTCAAAGTTGCTTCCAGGTAACCCACCCTCCTCTTTGCCTAGGAAATCAGGACACTTGTGAAGGAGCATACTTTGTGGGCAATGATGAACCTTCTGGGATTGCCCTGTAGCTGCAGAATGGATAGCATAAGAGAACCCTAGTGCATCCTTGCTCCCTCCCTCAAAATGTTGCCACTACCTGTAAATtggcagagaaagggagagattaTTTCTGTTCCGACATGCACGGGGAGCGGTAGATGCATCCAACATGCTCCGTTTTTCACATTAGCCCTTCCCATGCTGCACTAGTGCAGGGAATCACTGGCCTAAACCGTTCACAGTGCTTCCGCAGGAGGCTCTCCTGTGACTTACCTTTCTGTTCTTGGTGGCAGAACTGTTCTGCGTGACAGCCAGAGTGATTAAAGCAATTATAGCCACTATTAAAAGAAATCCCATGGCAGCATATTTTGGATGGAAACGCTTGCACAGCTTGGCACCTGCAATCGCAGCAAAGTGAAGACGGCATTACAAACCACACAGCATAAGAACTTGGATATGGATCAGGACAGTCAAAGGCCCATCAGGTTCAGCAACCTGCTTTCCTACAGTGgcaccagatgcctgcaggaagccaGCAAGCAAGTGGCGAATGAGCACCGCAGTCCATTCCCATTCATGGTCCCCACTGCAACTGGGGATCTATgaatctaatcctcttttacagcACGTCTAATTtagtggccatcacc
Proteins encoded in this region:
- the ENTPD1 gene encoding ectonucleoside triphosphate diphosphohydrolase 1 isoform X3, with the protein product MDKAKEIVPKEKHPETPVYLGATAGMRLLRLENENTAKKVLSAVEETLRSYPFRFQGARILTGEEEGAYGWITINYLLGNFKESIWPKFLPRIFFRTGTIGALDLGGASTQITFVPDQETLESPADTANFSLYGKQYTVYTHSFLCYGKDQALRLKLLQDVLDSSSSRIRDPCFHQGYERTLNISNLCKSPCTAPNITLPCSSQLQIEGGGDYEKCLTSIEKIFNTVHCPYSSCSFNGVFLPPVSGDFGAFSAFYFVMNFLNATKKPMDQVIEEVKNFCSKPWNQVKAEFPAVKEKYLSEYCFSATYIFSLLSQRYNFTKEKWQGIHFLGKIGSSDAGWTLGYMLNLTNMIPAEQPYTQPLSQSSYITLMTICSILVVCLLVIGYVSYRKPKCLKKEVI
- the ENTPD1 gene encoding ectonucleoside triphosphate diphosphohydrolase 1 isoform X1; translated protein: MCPSQSQPKLSKGGWRERERERGESGKWAQEEAVMDEPKGAKLCKRFHPKYAAMGFLLIVAIIALITLAVTQNSSATKNRKYGIVLDAGSSHTNLYVYEWPAEKENDTGVVQQVHVCEVDGPGISGYADRVGEVGVPLRHCMDKAKEIVPKEKHPETPVYLGATAGMRLLRLENENTAKKVLSAVEETLRSYPFRFQGARILTGEEEGAYGWITINYLLGNFKESIWPKFLPRIFFRTGTIGALDLGGASTQITFVPDQETLESPADTANFSLYGKQYTVYTHSFLCYGKDQALRLKLLQDVLDSSSSRIRDPCFHQGYERTLNISNLCKSPCTAPNITLPCSSQLQIEGGGDYEKCLTSIEKIFNTVHCPYSSCSFNGVFLPPVSGDFGAFSAFYFVMNFLNATKKPMDQVIEEVKNFCSKPWNQVKAEFPAVKEKYLSEYCFSATYIFSLLSQRYNFTKEKWQGIHFLGKIGSSDAGWTLGYMLNLTNMIPAEQPYTQPLSQSSYITLMTICSILVVCLLVIGYVSYRKPKCLKKEVI
- the ENTPD1 gene encoding ectonucleoside triphosphate diphosphohydrolase 1 isoform X2 — protein: MGFLLIVAIIALITLAVTQNSSATKNRKYGIVLDAGSSHTNLYVYEWPAEKENDTGVVQQVHVCEVDGPGISGYADRVGEVGVPLRHCMDKAKEIVPKEKHPETPVYLGATAGMRLLRLENENTAKKVLSAVEETLRSYPFRFQGARILTGEEEGAYGWITINYLLGNFKESIWPKFLPRIFFRTGTIGALDLGGASTQITFVPDQETLESPADTANFSLYGKQYTVYTHSFLCYGKDQALRLKLLQDVLDSSSSRIRDPCFHQGYERTLNISNLCKSPCTAPNITLPCSSQLQIEGGGDYEKCLTSIEKIFNTVHCPYSSCSFNGVFLPPVSGDFGAFSAFYFVMNFLNATKKPMDQVIEEVKNFCSKPWNQVKAEFPAVKEKYLSEYCFSATYIFSLLSQRYNFTKEKWQGIHFLGKIGSSDAGWTLGYMLNLTNMIPAEQPYTQPLSQSSYITLMTICSILVVCLLVIGYVSYRKPKCLKKEVI